In the genome of Desulfofarcimen acetoxidans DSM 771, one region contains:
- a CDS encoding VirD4-like conjugal transfer protein, CD1115 family, producing the protein MQTSQIIILTAAGATMFGVIGLLSLIAHYYTLNGIKSKTVGDGQHGTARWATKREIKKTYSEVAYEPEKWRKGESLPKAQGFIVGWRKASLFDNTAPHGYALVDDDDIHCLMIGAAGVGKTANFLYPNLEYACACGMSFVTTDTKGDLYRNYAGIAKDSYGYDVAVIDLRNPTRSDGNNLLHLVNRYMDAYLKNSQNLAYKARAEKYAKITAKTIISSGGFDTAMAGQNAFFYDAAEGLLTSVILLIAEYCEPKQRHIVSVFKLIQDLLAPSGVKGRTLFQLLLAHLPDEHKTKWFAGAALNSAEQAMQSVLSTALSRLNAFLDSELEQILCFDTAIDAERFCTKKNAIFLVMPEEDNTKYFIISLIVQQLYREILSVADEHGGKLPNRVMMFLDEIGTIPKIESAEMIFSASRSRRVSIVAIIQSFAQLEKSYGREGSAIIIDNCQDTVFGGFAPNSESAQLLSKAMGTKTVMSGSVSRNKNDPSQSLQMIERPLMTPDELKSMPKGRFIVTKTGAYPMRTRLKLFKEWGITFGKPYEVAEQSARQVEYADRRQVEEEIIRRHAACEDVPEEAETEAAASGGPVHTPTQAITFEEFIQPKGPERK; encoded by the coding sequence TTGCAGACATCCCAAATCATAATATTAACTGCCGCGGGGGCGACCATGTTCGGCGTGATCGGTTTATTATCCCTTATAGCGCACTACTACACCCTGAATGGCATCAAATCCAAAACGGTCGGCGACGGCCAGCATGGTACAGCTCGCTGGGCTACCAAGAGGGAGATAAAAAAGACATATTCCGAGGTTGCATATGAGCCTGAAAAATGGCGCAAGGGAGAAAGCCTCCCGAAAGCGCAGGGTTTCATTGTCGGCTGGAGGAAAGCCTCGCTATTTGACAATACTGCTCCCCACGGATATGCACTGGTGGACGATGACGATATCCACTGCCTGATGATCGGCGCGGCCGGCGTCGGCAAGACCGCCAACTTCCTTTATCCGAACCTGGAGTACGCCTGCGCATGCGGCATGAGTTTTGTCACCACCGACACCAAGGGCGATCTCTACCGCAACTACGCGGGGATCGCCAAGGACAGCTACGGCTACGACGTGGCGGTCATCGACCTGAGAAATCCCACCCGTTCGGACGGAAACAATCTGCTCCATCTGGTCAACAGGTACATGGACGCATATCTAAAGAATTCTCAGAACCTGGCATACAAGGCCAGAGCGGAGAAATATGCCAAGATCACTGCAAAGACCATTATCTCCTCCGGCGGCTTCGACACGGCGATGGCAGGACAAAACGCTTTCTTCTACGATGCCGCCGAGGGTCTGCTGACCTCCGTGATTCTGCTCATCGCCGAATACTGTGAGCCGAAGCAGCGGCACATCGTGTCAGTGTTCAAGCTCATACAGGATCTGCTGGCGCCCAGCGGCGTCAAGGGCAGGACTTTGTTTCAGCTGCTCCTCGCTCATCTGCCGGACGAGCACAAGACCAAGTGGTTTGCGGGGGCAGCGCTCAACTCAGCGGAGCAGGCCATGCAGAGCGTCCTCTCAACCGCGCTCTCCCGACTCAACGCTTTTCTGGATTCCGAGCTGGAGCAGATCCTGTGCTTTGACACAGCAATCGACGCTGAAAGGTTCTGCACCAAAAAAAACGCCATCTTTCTCGTCATGCCGGAGGAAGATAACACAAAGTATTTCATTATCAGCCTGATCGTCCAGCAGCTCTACCGTGAAATATTGTCGGTAGCTGACGAGCATGGCGGCAAGCTCCCCAACCGTGTGATGATGTTCCTCGACGAGATCGGGACCATACCCAAAATAGAGTCGGCCGAGATGATATTTTCCGCATCACGCTCCCGCCGTGTGTCCATCGTGGCTATCATCCAGAGCTTTGCGCAGTTGGAGAAAAGCTATGGCAGAGAAGGCTCCGCCATCATCATCGACAACTGCCAGGACACGGTGTTCGGCGGCTTTGCTCCCAACAGCGAGTCGGCGCAGCTTTTATCGAAAGCCATGGGAACAAAGACCGTCATGAGTGGTTCGGTGAGCCGGAACAAAAATGATCCTTCGCAGAGCCTGCAGATGATCGAACGGCCGCTGATGACACCCGACGAACTCAAATCCATGCCCAAAGGCCGCTTTATCGTTACCAAGACCGGCGCCTATCCCATGCGTACCCGGCTTAAACTGTTCAAGGAATGGGGCATTACCTTTGGCAAGCCCTATGAGGTTGCTGAGCAATCGGCCAGACAGGTGGAGTATGCCGACAGGCGCCAGGTAGAGGAAGAAATAATCCGTCGCCATGCAGCCTGTGAGGATGTGCCGGAGGAAGCTGAAACAGAAGCGGCTGCGTCGGGCGGTCCGGTGCATACGCCAACGCAAGCGATAACCTTTGAAGAATTCATACAACCGAAGGGACCTGAAAGGAAGTGA
- the mobP3 gene encoding MobP3 family relaxase, which yields MPRIIFKCRYIKNASVHAENLVEYVATRDGVEIISSASRERPATEKQEQLIADILNQFPDTTDLFEYEDYINQPNVENASEFISAALDQNMDQLSHQEVYAKYIATRPRAEKLGTHGLFSDENTPLVLSQVMSEVGAHTGNVWTPIISLQREDAARLGYNNAAVWMALIRKQRNIFAEQMKIAPENLHWYAAFHNEGHHPHCHMLVYSTDPREGYVTKPAIEKMRSSLAREIFQQDLIQLYTEQTSQRDMLAEKSREALKEITGRMNGGVYESKTIESLFSHLAERLKHTSGKKQYGYLKAPLKTIVDQIVDELAKETRVAEAYAKWQELRNEVLRTYLDKLPDPVPLSRQKEFKHIKNMVITEAVNIGSHHFTFEGDEPAEDLHEASDTLLMEDEYQPAGDEAPDGDEDISSSASDTSSRQGNSDEAESGIPHIKWSDRYKQARVFLYGSDELEPDFTEALRLFLEEAESGNALAMHDLGRMYADGLGVDMDAGVSFAWYEKALSAFMDIEANRNSRYVEYRIGKMHAAGLGTEQDYEEAAGWFEMAASRNHKYAQYSLAGLYYRGQGVQQSYETAFRLYGKSATQHVPYANYELAKMYRDAIGTEKDAEEAELNFEEAFYVFKQLEEKSHDDKLQYRLGQMLYTGTGTEKDVKAAIEYFEKSARLGNVYAQYMLGKVYLDEDGGHRNPEKAVLWLTRAADNGNNLAQLALGKLYRDGEHVEKDVAKAVELFTKAAEQNNSFAMYQLGKLYLLGEDIPKDVEAALRWLIMSAEQNNQYAQYTLGKLYLMGRDVPRDREAAMRWFTLSAEQGNIYAQFFLDHPDVYRDPPLFLAATRLLHHLSRIFRDEQTRLSGGPGMQTDSKLRRRIREKKIAQGHATDDHELRQTTY from the coding sequence ATGCCGAGAATCATATTCAAATGCAGGTACATCAAAAACGCCTCGGTGCATGCTGAGAATCTGGTAGAGTATGTAGCGACACGGGATGGCGTGGAGATAATCTCTTCCGCCTCCCGCGAACGCCCCGCCACAGAAAAACAGGAGCAGCTCATCGCGGATATCCTCAATCAGTTTCCGGATACCACAGATCTATTTGAATACGAGGACTATATCAATCAGCCCAACGTAGAAAATGCTTCGGAATTCATCAGCGCGGCGTTGGATCAAAACATGGATCAGCTGTCGCACCAAGAGGTCTATGCGAAATATATCGCCACCCGTCCCCGCGCCGAGAAGCTTGGAACGCACGGCCTGTTTTCCGATGAGAACACTCCGCTGGTATTGTCACAGGTGATGTCGGAGGTCGGTGCGCACACCGGAAATGTGTGGACGCCCATCATATCTCTGCAGAGAGAGGACGCCGCCCGGCTGGGTTATAATAACGCCGCGGTGTGGATGGCGCTCATCCGCAAGCAGCGGAATATCTTCGCCGAACAGATGAAGATCGCTCCCGAAAACCTGCACTGGTACGCCGCCTTTCATAACGAGGGGCATCATCCGCACTGTCATATGCTCGTGTATTCAACCGATCCCCGCGAGGGGTATGTCACCAAGCCCGCCATCGAAAAAATGCGGAGCAGTCTGGCGAGGGAGATTTTTCAGCAGGATCTCATTCAGCTCTATACAGAGCAGACCTCACAGCGAGACATGCTGGCCGAAAAAAGCCGTGAGGCCCTGAAGGAAATCACAGGCAGGATGAACGGCGGCGTCTATGAGAGCAAAACTATTGAGTCTCTGTTCTCGCATCTGGCAGAGCGCCTAAAGCATACCTCCGGTAAAAAGCAGTACGGCTATCTCAAAGCGCCTCTGAAAACTATCGTGGATCAGATCGTGGATGAGCTGGCGAAGGAGACTCGGGTGGCGGAAGCCTATGCGAAATGGCAGGAACTTCGTAATGAAGTGCTACGGACCTATCTGGATAAGCTCCCCGATCCCGTTCCGCTCTCACGACAAAAGGAATTCAAGCACATAAAAAATATGGTGATCACGGAAGCCGTGAATATTGGCAGTCACCATTTCACCTTCGAGGGCGATGAACCGGCGGAGGATTTACATGAAGCTTCCGATACCCTGCTCATGGAGGACGAATACCAACCGGCCGGGGATGAAGCTCCAGATGGCGATGAAGATATATCTTCATCCGCTTCGGATACTTCATCCCGTCAGGGTAATTCCGATGAGGCCGAATCCGGCATACCGCATATCAAGTGGAGCGACCGCTACAAGCAAGCCCGCGTTTTTCTCTATGGCAGCGATGAGCTGGAGCCTGACTTCACGGAGGCCCTCCGTTTATTTCTGGAGGAAGCCGAAAGCGGCAACGCTCTCGCCATGCACGACCTTGGCAGGATGTACGCCGATGGGCTCGGTGTCGACATGGACGCGGGGGTTTCATTCGCATGGTACGAAAAAGCGCTCTCCGCGTTTATGGATATCGAAGCAAATAGGAACAGTCGGTATGTGGAATACCGTATCGGTAAAATGCACGCGGCAGGGCTTGGCACAGAGCAGGACTATGAGGAAGCGGCCGGATGGTTTGAAATGGCGGCTTCCCGAAATCACAAATACGCCCAATATTCTCTCGCCGGTCTGTACTACCGAGGGCAGGGTGTGCAGCAGAGCTACGAAACGGCGTTCCGGCTCTACGGTAAATCCGCTACCCAGCATGTTCCCTACGCCAATTATGAGCTGGCGAAGATGTACAGGGACGCCATCGGCACGGAGAAGGACGCCGAGGAAGCGGAGCTGAATTTTGAAGAAGCCTTTTATGTCTTTAAACAGCTTGAGGAAAAAAGCCATGACGATAAGCTCCAATACCGTCTCGGCCAGATGCTCTATACCGGGACCGGAACGGAAAAGGACGTGAAAGCGGCTATTGAATATTTTGAAAAGTCCGCCCGGCTCGGTAACGTCTACGCTCAGTATATGCTGGGCAAGGTTTATCTCGACGAGGACGGCGGACACAGAAATCCGGAAAAGGCTGTTCTGTGGCTGACCAGAGCTGCGGATAATGGCAACAACCTTGCTCAGTTAGCCCTGGGCAAGCTCTACCGCGACGGAGAGCATGTGGAGAAGGACGTCGCAAAAGCAGTAGAGTTGTTCACGAAAGCAGCAGAACAGAACAATTCATTCGCTATGTATCAGCTCGGAAAGCTCTATCTGCTGGGAGAGGATATACCAAAGGACGTGGAAGCCGCCCTCAGATGGCTGATCATGTCCGCGGAGCAGAATAACCAGTACGCGCAGTATACCCTCGGCAAGCTGTATCTCATGGGCAGGGATGTTCCCCGCGACCGGGAAGCCGCCATGCGCTGGTTCACCCTGTCCGCCGAACAGGGCAATATTTACGCACAGTTTTTCCTCGACCATCCCGACGTTTATCGTGATCCGCCTCTCTTCCTGGCGGCGACAAGGCTTCTGCATCACTTAAGCCGGATCTTCCGCGACGAACAGACAAGACTCTCCGGCGGCCCAGGTATGCAGACCGACAGCAAGCTCCGGCGCAGGATACGGGAAAAGAAGATCGCCCAGGGTCACGCGACCGACGATCACGAGCTCAGACAAACAACCTATTAG
- the uvrA gene encoding excinuclease ABC subunit UvrA — protein sequence MSNIIVRGAREGNLKDISLEIPREKLIVFTGLSGSGKTTLAIDVIFQECQRQYLEAMGLQGINKPKIDFIHNVSPAVIITQNESNKNPRSTVGTLTDIYTDLRMVYEKLGVRVCPKCNKVISAAECKEEVEKTDEDFKVFMYCSQCGYRMEKLTRTYFSCNTREGACTTCEGLGKVLDINKENVANESLSLEDGAIDFWEQKYKEYQISSLYNAFRHYGIPFNDNTPVADFSNIQKAILYQGVESEEVKKAFSGILPPKTVAGGRFEGVFPTLWRRMSDKGGEAKQLNDYFNYDICPDCRGERLGALSRSVTVESTRLPELSLLSLEELYTWIQKLEDSLTDQNYKLVEPYLMDLKTKIQRILNVGLGYLSLDRQTITLSGGELQRVKLAATLDSDLTGIIYIMDEPTIGLHPKDTEGMITILKKLRDLGNTVIVIEHDPDIMQAADYIVDIGPGSGKHGGEIIGTGTLDELKEQEASVTGTYLRKEKQDRKEFRKGTGNAIKVENANLYNLKNIGVSFPIGCLNTVTGVSGSGKSTLVFEVLAEARNKKQTSRNVISGMEQFDQIVTIEQSAITKMKRSNIATYSEVYTEVRKIFGSLKEAKDRGLSAKHFSFNTPGGRCENCEGLGYVTSNMLFFKDIEVTCPVCGGKQFSDDVLSVKYKDCSIKDILQMSVEEAFSMFHNHPKIERILKLLEDVGLGYLELGQSLTTLSGGEGQRLKLAKELINNNGKHSLYLMDEPTTGLHPIDVENFLTLLNRMVDSGNTVIVVEHNQQVIKASDWITDLGPEGGINGGKLVFAGTPSEMLINGETITAEFLRKSYST from the coding sequence ATGTCAAATATTATAGTAAGAGGTGCAAGAGAGGGAAATTTAAAAGATATCTCACTTGAGATACCCCGTGAAAAGCTAATTGTTTTTACTGGACTGTCAGGTTCAGGAAAAACAACTTTGGCGATTGATGTAATTTTTCAAGAATGCCAGAGACAGTATTTAGAAGCAATGGGGCTTCAGGGTATTAATAAGCCCAAAATTGATTTTATCCACAATGTGTCACCGGCAGTCATTATTACACAGAATGAATCCAATAAGAACCCCCGGTCGACCGTCGGAACACTTACTGATATTTATACAGACCTGCGGATGGTCTATGAAAAGCTGGGAGTACGAGTCTGCCCCAAATGCAATAAAGTAATTTCGGCTGCAGAATGCAAAGAGGAAGTTGAAAAAACGGATGAAGATTTTAAAGTTTTTATGTATTGCAGCCAATGCGGTTACAGGATGGAAAAACTGACAAGAACTTACTTTTCGTGTAACACCAGGGAAGGGGCTTGCACAACCTGTGAGGGATTAGGAAAGGTTCTTGACATAAACAAAGAAAATGTTGCTAACGAATCTTTGTCACTGGAAGACGGCGCGATTGACTTTTGGGAGCAGAAATATAAGGAATATCAAATTTCATCTTTATACAACGCTTTCCGGCATTATGGCATTCCTTTCAATGATAATACTCCGGTAGCGGATTTTAGCAATATTCAAAAAGCCATTCTTTATCAAGGGGTGGAGAGTGAGGAGGTTAAAAAAGCGTTTTCAGGAATACTCCCGCCAAAGACCGTTGCAGGAGGCAGATTCGAAGGTGTTTTTCCAACACTCTGGAGGCGGATGTCCGATAAGGGCGGCGAAGCTAAACAATTGAATGATTATTTTAATTATGACATTTGCCCGGATTGCAGGGGTGAAAGGCTGGGGGCATTAAGCCGCAGCGTTACGGTTGAAAGCACGCGTCTTCCGGAGTTGTCTTTGCTGTCCTTGGAAGAATTATATACGTGGATACAAAAGCTGGAAGATTCTTTAACGGATCAAAATTATAAGCTCGTTGAACCCTATTTAATGGATTTAAAAACAAAAATTCAGAGAATCTTAAATGTCGGTCTGGGGTACCTTTCTCTTGACCGGCAAACTATTACCCTGTCTGGCGGAGAGTTGCAAAGGGTAAAACTCGCTGCAACTTTGGATTCAGATTTAACTGGTATTATCTATATTATGGATGAACCAACGATTGGTCTTCATCCGAAGGACACTGAAGGAATGATAACGATACTGAAAAAGCTGCGGGATTTAGGTAATACAGTTATCGTCATTGAGCATGATCCTGATATCATGCAGGCTGCAGATTATATCGTGGATATCGGCCCTGGTTCGGGAAAGCACGGCGGTGAAATTATTGGAACAGGAACTTTGGATGAACTTAAAGAACAAGAAGCCTCTGTAACAGGGACATATTTAAGAAAAGAAAAGCAGGATCGGAAAGAGTTCAGAAAAGGAACCGGTAATGCAATCAAAGTAGAAAATGCTAATTTATATAACCTGAAAAACATTGGCGTAAGCTTCCCGATTGGATGTCTAAATACCGTCACAGGTGTTTCAGGGTCAGGAAAATCGACATTGGTATTTGAAGTGCTCGCGGAAGCAAGGAATAAAAAGCAGACTTCCCGAAACGTTATATCCGGAATGGAGCAATTTGATCAGATTGTTACTATAGAGCAGTCTGCGATAACTAAAATGAAACGTTCCAATATTGCCACCTATTCCGAGGTATATACAGAGGTTAGGAAAATCTTTGGCAGTTTAAAAGAAGCCAAGGACAGAGGGTTATCTGCTAAACATTTTTCCTTTAATACACCGGGAGGCCGCTGTGAAAATTGTGAGGGGCTGGGATATGTCACCAGTAACATGCTGTTCTTCAAAGACATTGAGGTAACATGCCCGGTCTGCGGTGGAAAGCAGTTTAGCGATGACGTCTTATCTGTAAAGTACAAGGATTGCTCCATAAAGGACATTCTGCAAATGTCTGTTGAAGAGGCTTTCTCCATGTTCCACAACCATCCCAAAATTGAACGGATACTGAAACTGCTTGAGGATGTGGGACTAGGCTATTTAGAACTCGGTCAGTCTTTGACAACCCTGTCTGGTGGCGAAGGACAGCGTTTAAAATTAGCAAAGGAACTGATTAACAATAACGGTAAGCACAGTCTGTATTTGATGGACGAGCCAACAACCGGACTGCACCCAATAGATGTTGAGAATTTTCTTACCCTTTTAAACCGTATGGTTGATTCAGGAAATACGGTAATTGTTGTAGAGCATAATCAGCAAGTAATCAAAGCCTCTGACTGGATTACAGACCTTGGTCCGGAGGGAGGCATAAATGGTGGTAAATTAGTATTTGCGGGAACGCCATCAGAAATGTTAATAAATGGAGAAACAATCACTGCAGAATTTTTGCGGAAATCATATAGCACTTAA
- a CDS encoding MerR family DNA-binding transcriptional regulator: MSMSIRPIDIARKLGISTTTLRKYEEMGLVPPVLRSESGYRNYTVEHIAYFICVRDMLPGFNLTIISEVLKYVMANRIDSAYWVLNKAQADLRQDKAISEKIIKHLYHKEGLQKNYKQTILSISDISQETGIPATTIRYWDKIGLIAAQRSEENNYRIFTPEHVQQALAVYALKLSAITNRRKYFIDQVRNEIKEFNYNDKNKIKEIANNIMQNLDKMNRLQIRGIAALYNLCVQVETNFFYNSFNKN; encoded by the coding sequence ATGTCTATGTCTATAAGACCAATTGATATTGCTAGAAAGTTAGGTATAAGCACTACAACTTTGAGAAAGTATGAAGAAATGGGTTTGGTTCCTCCTGTATTACGCTCTGAGTCAGGTTATAGAAATTACACAGTGGAACATATTGCCTATTTTATTTGTGTTCGAGACATGCTTCCCGGATTCAATTTGACCATTATATCCGAGGTTTTAAAGTATGTAATGGCCAATAGAATAGATTCTGCATATTGGGTTCTTAATAAAGCTCAAGCGGATTTACGGCAAGATAAAGCTATATCCGAAAAAATTATTAAGCATCTTTATCATAAGGAAGGTTTACAGAAAAATTATAAGCAAACCATATTGTCTATTAGCGACATCAGCCAAGAGACAGGCATTCCTGCAACAACGATTCGCTATTGGGACAAGATCGGACTTATAGCTGCACAACGTAGTGAAGAGAACAATTATAGGATTTTTACACCTGAGCATGTACAACAAGCATTAGCGGTGTATGCTTTAAAATTATCCGCAATTACAAATCGTCGCAAATATTTTATTGACCAGGTCAGGAACGAAATAAAAGAGTTTAATTATAATGATAAAAATAAAATCAAAGAAATCGCAAACAATATTATGCAAAATCTTGACAAGATGAACAGATTGCAAATTCGAGGAATCGCTGCCCTATATAATTTATGTGTTCAGGTAGAAACAAATTTTTTCTATAACTCCTTTAATAAAAATTAG
- a CDS encoding MFS transporter, whose translation MDNKNNNQLSNKDWKKGFLTIISGQTISIIGSSAVQFSLIWWLATETSSPLMMSFAGLFAFLPQLILGPFAGVWVDRLKRKTIIICADLFIGLVAAFFAISFIIWNPPFWMACMVLGIRAVGSVFHTPAIQAVVPMLVPREELIRANGWNQFMQSGAYMLGPVVGAAMYASLPLPIILISDLVGAIVASVSTAIVKIPEIEHEKQIRPNYLGEIKEGFQVYVSDKRLFNVTITMMVSMIFFMPLASLYPLMISDYFKATAWHASINQISYAVGMMIGAAIISSIGVIKNKLGIVRIGIVALGVTSILSGILPHNLTGFWFFTAVCLVMGAVGNAYSIPYAAYLQETIPKEAHGRAFSLMGSLMSVAMPIGLLIAGPTAERYGVPVWFVIAGIAIIIITGISIALSVSINVST comes from the coding sequence ATGGATAATAAGAATAATAATCAATTAAGCAACAAGGATTGGAAAAAAGGATTCCTTACTATTATAAGCGGGCAAACAATATCCATTATTGGTAGCAGTGCGGTGCAATTCTCGTTAATTTGGTGGTTGGCCACTGAAACTTCTTCGCCGCTCATGATGTCATTCGCAGGCTTGTTTGCATTTTTGCCGCAACTCATATTGGGGCCATTTGCAGGTGTTTGGGTTGACCGTCTGAAGAGAAAAACTATCATCATTTGCGCTGATTTGTTTATCGGTCTTGTTGCTGCATTTTTTGCAATTTCATTCATTATATGGAACCCACCATTCTGGATGGCCTGTATGGTACTAGGTATTCGTGCGGTTGGAAGTGTTTTTCACACACCAGCAATTCAAGCTGTTGTGCCTATGCTCGTTCCTAGGGAAGAACTTATCCGAGCAAACGGGTGGAACCAATTTATGCAATCGGGAGCATACATGCTCGGCCCTGTCGTGGGCGCCGCCATGTATGCATCATTACCATTACCTATTATCCTGATTTCTGATCTTGTTGGCGCAATAGTTGCAAGTGTATCAACTGCCATAGTAAAAATCCCCGAAATCGAACATGAAAAGCAAATCCGCCCGAATTATTTAGGCGAAATCAAGGAAGGGTTTCAAGTATATGTGAGCGACAAAAGGCTTTTCAACGTTACAATTACTATGATGGTCAGCATGATCTTCTTTATGCCCCTAGCATCATTGTATCCTCTTATGATAAGTGATTATTTTAAGGCTACTGCTTGGCATGCTAGCATTAATCAAATTTCGTATGCTGTCGGTATGATGATTGGAGCTGCTATTATAAGTAGTATCGGAGTAATAAAAAACAAGCTAGGAATAGTACGCATTGGAATTGTTGCTTTAGGTGTAACATCGATTCTCAGCGGAATTCTACCGCATAACTTAACAGGATTTTGGTTTTTCACAGCAGTGTGTTTGGTTATGGGAGCTGTTGGGAATGCCTATAGCATTCCATATGCAGCTTATTTACAGGAAACCATACCAAAAGAGGCACATGGCCGGGCATTTTCGCTCATGGGCAGCTTAATGTCGGTAGCAATGCCTATCGGATTGTTGATCGCGGGGCCGACTGCTGAACGTTATGGTGTGCCTGTTTGGTTTGTTATTGCGGGAATAGCCATAATAATTATTACTGGTATAAGCATAGCTTTATCAGTTTCAATTAATGTCTCAACATAA
- a CDS encoding helix-turn-helix domain-containing protein yields MGYFTPVYTSELPHRARSVYMYLRDHAGKGGKCFPAIGTIARELNLSRSTVKRAIVDLEQSGHLRKEQRWRENGGKSSNLYCIKQLDSS; encoded by the coding sequence GTGGGTTATTTTACACCCGTTTATACCTCGGAGTTGCCGCACCGGGCGAGATCTGTCTATATGTACCTGCGCGACCATGCCGGTAAGGGCGGCAAATGCTTCCCTGCGATTGGTACCATTGCCAGAGAGCTGAATCTCTCTCGTAGCACAGTCAAGCGCGCCATAGTCGACCTTGAGCAAAGCGGCCATCTGCGCAAGGAGCAGCGGTGGCGTGAGAACGGCGGCAAGAGCAGCAATCTCTATTGCATTAAGCAGCTGGATTCCAGCTAA
- a CDS encoding DUF3991 domain-containing protein: MAYIHFTDEQKQQANSVDLVDFLQRQGEQLIRSGREWRWKRHDSVTVRGNQWFRHSRKEGGHAVDFVQQFFDMSFPKAMNFLLGEDCGVEWNQTAKSAPTPRKEFALPEANQDMRRVFAYLIKQRFIDREVLSHFARYKLIYEDKEYHNAVFVGLDEKGAARHAHKRGTYTQGAPYKGNVEGSDPKYSFHWIGESGVLYVFEAPVDMLSFITLNRKDWQQHSYVTLDGVSEHAMLRQLELNPHLKSVVVCLDHDEAGIEATGRLKDILTEKGYVDNSIRQSQYKDWNEDLKAGNGVNPIPAQEHPKLTLLPKVVGELHDLCKALETNRDIDFFLRECAEAVEPFLASGKSAAENAEAVRECLQCLASGSLIAMQRQLRQMELPLTTERLLQKLQDSYRPHEDRGWLRTKAEQICQDVSDIGRQLQTPGIRTQADKEKLLSSYQRLALDCVKAMMFVEQELPSMLPAQEQAVNFSMTM, encoded by the coding sequence ATGGCATACATTCATTTTACAGACGAGCAGAAGCAGCAGGCAAACTCCGTCGACCTGGTGGACTTCCTCCAGCGCCAGGGAGAGCAGCTCATCCGCTCCGGCCGTGAGTGGCGATGGAAGCGTCATGACAGCGTAACCGTGCGCGGCAATCAGTGGTTCCGTCATTCCCGCAAGGAAGGCGGTCATGCCGTCGATTTCGTCCAGCAGTTCTTTGACATGAGTTTTCCCAAAGCGATGAATTTCCTGCTCGGAGAGGACTGCGGCGTGGAATGGAATCAGACCGCCAAGAGCGCGCCGACGCCCCGTAAGGAATTCGCCCTTCCGGAGGCCAACCAAGATATGCGCCGGGTATTCGCATACCTGATCAAGCAGCGGTTCATTGACCGTGAGGTGCTGTCTCACTTCGCGCGCTACAAGCTGATCTATGAGGACAAGGAATACCATAACGCGGTGTTTGTCGGACTGGATGAAAAAGGCGCCGCCCGCCACGCTCACAAGCGCGGCACCTACACTCAGGGCGCACCCTACAAAGGAAACGTGGAGGGCAGCGATCCGAAATACAGCTTCCATTGGATCGGAGAGAGCGGAGTCCTCTATGTGTTCGAGGCGCCGGTGGATATGCTGTCCTTTATCACGCTGAACCGGAAGGATTGGCAGCAGCACAGCTACGTCACACTGGACGGCGTGTCGGAACACGCCATGCTCCGCCAACTGGAGCTGAACCCTCACCTGAAAAGCGTCGTGGTATGCCTGGACCATGACGAGGCTGGCATCGAAGCCACAGGACGGCTGAAGGATATCCTGACAGAAAAGGGTTATGTGGATAATTCAATAAGGCAATCTCAGTACAAGGACTGGAACGAGGATCTGAAAGCCGGAAACGGCGTTAATCCGATTCCGGCACAGGAGCATCCGAAGCTCACGCTTCTGCCGAAGGTTGTCGGAGAGCTGCACGATTTGTGCAAAGCCCTGGAAACGAATAGGGACATCGACTTCTTTCTCAGAGAGTGCGCCGAGGCAGTGGAGCCGTTTCTGGCATCCGGCAAGTCGGCGGCGGAGAACGCGGAGGCTGTTCGGGAATGCCTGCAGTGTCTTGCCTCCGGTTCGCTTATTGCAATGCAGAGGCAGCTCCGTCAGATGGAGCTGCCTCTGACAACAGAGCGGCTCCTTCAAAAGCTGCAGGACAGCTACCGTCCCCATGAAGATAGGGGCTGGCTCCGGACCAAGGCGGAACAGATATGCCAGGATGTATCGGACATTGGCCGACAGCTCCAGACACCGGGCATCCGCACACAGGCAGATAAGGAAAAGCTCCTGTCCTCCTATCAGCGCCTTGCGCTGGACTGCGTCAAAGCCATGATGTTTGTTGAACAGGAGCTGCCGTCCATGCTTCCAGCACAGGAGCAGGCCGTAAATTTTTCTATGACCATGTAA